Proteins from a single region of Cydia splendana chromosome 9, ilCydSple1.2, whole genome shotgun sequence:
- the LOC134793971 gene encoding uncharacterized protein LOC134793971 → MTMSKVNKKQLKITKLFRKGNKRPRILKENDENSELQQEVAELERKLQEKQDYLFQIQRASYRHPVVVPIKTEDNDVANTKSIIVRNRIDGWQKTLDLTTMLTGMAVESYGRDHCSVIFHMQLDRDVDVKHGVTISKVDGEHKITGCSLPLGFNLKSMLDGCNNEVSLKTFDVIRKALTAYYARLEQYEDLKVFLSVDASLFKLMDGTQMEITFVVRNELEEDSEATESITFILHYTMYDIRPRDYSFKGLSDKPQETLWEQFLLFKKYPLTKAFKLAFVDGEGSYKLVRHLDNPLKESRRKRHRPANANHGNDDTFHVEDCSESSGDEADDN, encoded by the exons ATGACGATGTCGAAAGTgaataaaaaacaattaaaaataacgAAGCTGTTTCGTAAAGGAAATAAAC GTCCCAGAATCCTTAAGGAAAACGATGAAAATAGTGAGTTACAGCAGGAGGTGGCGGAATTAGAACGAAAGCTTCAAGAGAAACAAGATTACCTGTTCCAAATCCAGAGGGCAAGCTACCGGCACCCTGTTGTAGTACCGATTAAAACTGAAGATAATGATGTTGCTAATactaaa TCAATAATCGTGAGAAACCGCATAGACGGATGGCAGAAGACCCTGGACCTGACAACAATGTTGACGGGCATGGCGGTGGAGTCCTATGGCCGGGACCACTGCAGTGTCATATTCCACATGCAGCTTGACAGGGATGTGGATGTTAAACATGGAGTCACCATATCCAAAGTAGACG GTGAACACAAGATCACGGGCTGCTCTCTGCCCCTCGGCTTCAATCTAAAGTCAATGTTAGACGGCTGCAACAACGAGGTTTCACTCAAAACCTTTGACGTCATCAGGAAAGCACTCACCGCCTACTATGCCAGACTTGAACAGTACGAAGACCTCAAG gtaTTTCTAAGCGTGGACGCGTCGCTGTTCAAACTGATGGACGGCACGCAGATGGAGATCACATTCGTCGTCAGAAACGAACTGGAGGAAGACAGCGAAGCCACAGAGAGCATAACATTCATACTGCACTACACTATGTATGACATTCGTCCTAGGGACTATTCCTTCAAAG GTTTATCAGATAAACCCCAAGAGACGCTGTGGGAGCAGTTCCTGTTATTCAAGAAATACCCTCTGACAAAAGCCTTCAAACTGGCCTTCGTCGACGGCGAGGGCTCCTACAAACTGGTCAGACAT CTCGACAACCCGCTGAAAGAGTCGCGTCGCAAGCGTCATCGGCCCGCCAACGCGAACCACGGCAATGACGATACCTTCCATGTCGAGGACTGCTCCGAGTCCAGTGGAGATGAGGCTGATGATAATTGA
- the LOC134793924 gene encoding uncharacterized protein LOC134793924 — translation MKTIVVCAIFVLELVSSFPFPESTYYDTYEPTEIQIPTLAHSPDLYEQQQLYIKQQNDNIRRQNYENMLRNQILTRPSYNIQPVLNTVRDPYIPLQRPIQRAQYEAPLTPQYYPVPRQQPIRQYQPVQSQDFQVATEAHAAAGNSQGASQQTHNPYHYAQFSAQNLAAHPRIQQVLASTPLKKRYLVLHPNGTIEHIDKIEHIVEQHPNYILLNAGSVTPQNAKPGSAQNPVAPQAPVAPNSPVTPAAPNAPVAPNAPVAPTAPIVPAAPVSPNAPVPAVPVAPSPPTAPVSSAAPNAPVAPATAAQINTVPTPPVAPAPINPARAPIKPAPAPVNSLVPVSPIAGPSPVNSKPTPPRGSTSIQTGIVPGPKPTVPPPTGPTTELPPVAPTAQPPIWETTATAIYPPPTTPSPPVTETLPPVTTTPPVTAITPVPPGTETDTDTDTEVTTPVPPTTEDPNQPDSPTTVDPCIKPKDTKNDIDLLQENGAKPVVWFRTKDLAFWENLTTGDEACDVVYIFNVPRAPRVTKETNTTIHADGTVVEEVTQTIYEDEGEYFKKLERTYE, via the exons ATGAAGACAATAGTCGTGTGCGCTATATTTGTTTTGGAGCTAGTCT CCTCTTTCCCATTCCCGGAGTCCACGTACTATGATACGTACGAGCCCACAGAAATCCAAATACCAACTCTAGCACACTCTCCCGACCTCTACGAGCAACAACAACTTTACATCAAACAGCAGAATGATAACATCCGCAGGCAGAACTATGAGAACATGTTGAGGAATCAG ATCCTGACGCGGCCGAGCTACAATATTCAACCTGTGTTGAACACCGTACGTGACCCGTATATCCCACTGCAGCGGCCGATTCAGCGCGCTCAGTATGAGGCGCCCTTAACACCGCAATACTATCCTGTTCCACGCCAGCAGCCTATTCG GCAATACCAGCCAGTGCAAAGCCAGGACTTCCAAGTAGCAACAGAGGCCCACGCCGCAGCCGGGAACTCTCAGGGCGCGAGCCAGCAGACACATAACCCGTACCATTATGCGC AATTCAGCGCACAAAATCTGGCGGCCCACCCACGAATCCAGCAAGTCCTAGCTTCCACACCGCTCAAGAAACGCTATTTAGTGCTCCACCCCAACGGAACCATCGAGCATATCGACAAGATTGAACACATCGTCGAACAACACCCTAATTACATCTTATTGAACGCTGGAAGCGTTACACCACAGAATGCAAAACCAGGTTCAGCGCAAAATCCGGTGGCCCCACAGGCCCCCGTAGCACCTAATTCCCCAGTGACACCAGCGGCACCAAATGCCCCAGTGGCACCAAATGCACCAGTAGCACCAACGGCACCAATTGTCCCTGCAGCCCCTGTATCACCAAATGCCCCAGTACCTGCGGTTCCAGTAGCCCCATCGCCACCAACGGCCCCAGTATCTTCAGCTGCACCAAATGCCCCAGTCGCCCCAGCTACGGCTGCGCAAATAAACACTGTCCCTACGCCACCAGTAGCCCCAGCACCAATTAACCCAGCCCGGGCCCCAATAAAGCCAGCCCCTGCACCAGTTAATTCACTAGTACCAGTTAGTCCAATCGCTGGACCTTCACCAGTTAACTCCAAGCCCACACCACCGCGAGGATCTACCTCTATTCAAACTGGCATCGTGCCTGGCCCAAAACCGACAGTCCCCCCACCAACCGGCCCAACTACCGAGCTACCACCGGTTGCACCTACAGCACAACCACCGATATGGGAAACTACTGCAACTGCCATTTACCCTCCACCAACTACTCCTTCACCACCAGTAACTGAGACTCTGCCTCCGGTGACAACTACACCACCAGTGACAGCAATCACTCCTGTACCACCAGGAACTGAGACTGACACAGACACTGATACAGAAGTGACAACCCCCGTACCCCCGACCACTGAAGATCCAAATCAACCGGACAGCCCGACCACAGTGGATCCATGTATCAAACCAAAGGATACGAAAAACGATATCG ACTTACTTCAAGAAAATGGCGCGAAACCAGTGGTATGGTTCAGGACGAAGGATCTTGCCTTCTGGGAGAACCTGACGACCGGAGACGAAGCGTGCGACGTCGTGTACATCTTCAACGTGCCGCGGGCGCCGAGGGTGACGAAGGAAACTAATACCACTATACATGCTGACGGTACTGTGGTGGAAGAAGTGACGCAGACCATTTATGAGGACGAGGGTGAGTATTTTAAGAAGCTGGAGAGAacatatgaatga